The window CTCTCACGGCACAGCGCTACACCTACCTCGCACGCGTCACCGAAACAATCGAAGCGACAGGCCCCATCGCTGTCGTCACCATCAAACCCGGAGTTTTCAACCCCGCATCACCGCGCGCTGAAACAGCCGAGCAGTTCGACGTCGACCTCAATCTTCCGACGCCCCGTCTCCAGGTCACCGGCAAAACCGTCGAACGCAGCTCCCGCGTCGGACTCACCGAGGCTGACATCGTTGTCTCCGGCGGCCGTGGCGTCGGCAGTGCGGAAGGCTTTACCCAATACGTCGAAGCTCTCGCCGACCAGCTCGGCGCAGCAGTCGGAGCCACCCGCGCCATCGTCGACGCAGGCTGGCGCCCCTACTCCGAGCAAGTCGGCCAGACCGGCAAGACAGTGCAACCCAAGACCTACATCGCGGTCGGCATCTCCGGCGCAGTCCAGCATCTCTCCGGAATGAACAAGAGCAAAACCATCGTCGCCATCAACCGCGACGCCGAAGCCCCCATCTTCAAAATCGCCGACTACGGCATCGTCGGCGACGTCACCCAACTCGTCCCTGCCATCCTCACCGAGCTCAAGAAATAGCACGTACCATTTGTTCAACCGGCCGTACAAGAATCGTCATCTCGACCGAAGCGACAGACAGTATCACCGTCTGTCGCGCAGCGGAGAGAACTCCGCATTTGCTCTTGTCTGTTCCAGCTCCGTCGAATAGCTTTAGCTGGAACAGAATCACGCAACCCCGACCAACCAACACGAGCGGTGCCGGCCCAATGCTTCCATTTCCTCAGAAGACCGCCTTCCTCATCTTCGCCGTCATCACCCTCGCGCTGGGCCTCCAGGGCTTCTATCGCCTCTACCTCCGCATCCGCCGCGGCACCCCTGACCCCGAACCACGCTTCAACAATCTCCCCCGCCGCATCGTCTACGCCCTCACCACAACGCTCACCCAACAGCGCACCTTCAAAAAACGTCCCACCATCGGCCTCTTCCACTCCTTCATCTTCTACGGCTTCGTCTTTTACGGCCTGGTCAATTTAGTCGACGCCGCCGAAGGCTATCTGCACCTGGCAATCTCTTCATCAAACCTCCTCGGCGCAACCTACAACCTCCTCGCCGACATCTTCAGCTTCCTCGTCCTCCTCGGCGTCATCGCACTCGTCATCCGCCGCTTCGCTCTTCCCAGCCGCACCGACTTCCGCTTCAACCAGCGCACCCTCCTCCACAAAGACGTTCAGGACCAGAAGATCACTCGCGACTCCCTCATCGTCTCCGCCTTCATTCTCTTCCATGTCGGCAGTCGCGCCATCGGAGCCGGAGCGCGCATCTCAGCCGAAGGCACCGACCACCTCCAACCCTTCGCAACCCTGCTCTCCCACCTCTTCACCCCTGCTAACGCTGAAGCCTTCCGCATCTTCGGGTATTGGGGAGCGCTCGGCAGTGTCCTGGCCTTCCTCGCCTACTTTCCATACACCAAACACATCCACATCTTCATGGCTCCGACGAAGTACCTCGTTGCCCGAGAACCTACCTCTGGCGTTCTCCCGCTCGTCGCAATCGACGTCGACACCGAAGCCGAAACAAAAACCATAGGCGCCGCCAAATTAGAAGACCTCACATGGCCTCGCCTCTTCGACGCCTACGCGTGTATCCAGTGCAACCGCTGCCAGGACGTCTGCCCCGCCACCGCCACCGGAAAATCCCTCTCCCCCGCCGCGCTCGAGATCAACAAGCGCATGGAGCTCAACGACCTCGCCGCGCAACAAAACCCGTTCTCCTTCGCGGCAGCGCCATTCGAAAAAGGCTCACCAAGCCCGCACCCACTCCTGCAATTCGCCCTCTCCCCCGAAGCCGCATGGGCTTGCACCACCTGCGGCGCCTGCATGGAAGTCTGCCCCACCCAAAACGAGCAGATGCTCGACATCATCGACATCCGCCGCAACCAGGTCATGATCGAAGGCGAGTTCCCGTCGCAGCTTCAATCGGCCTTCCGCGGCATGGAGCGTGCCCAGAACCCGTGGGGCATCAACCACGAGCAGCGCCTCGCCTGGGCCGACGGCCTCAACGTCAAAACCACCGACGAGAACCCAACCCCGGACGTCCTCTACTGGGTCGGCTGCGCCGCAAGCTACGACCCACAAGCTCAAAAAACCGCCCGCGCTTTTGTGGAACTCCTCAACCACGCCGACGTCAACTTCGCTGTCCTCGGAAAGAAAGAGTGCTGCACCGGCGACAGCGCCCGTCGCTCCGGCAACGAATACCTCTACCGCCAGCTAGCCGACAAAAACGTCTCCACGCTAAACACCATCCAGCCGAAACTCATCGTAGCCAGCTGCCCCCACTGCATGAACTCCATCGGCCACGAGTACAAACAGATCGGTGGCGACTATAAGGTCATGCACCACACCGAGTACCTCGAAACCCTCGTCGCCAACAAGCAGCTAACACCAGTCCGAAGCGAAGCAACGATCACGTATCACGACCCCTGTTACCTAGGCCGTCACAACGGCGTCTACGAAGCTCCCCGCAACCTCCTTCACATCCTTGGCAACGCCACGCCGGAGCTGCCTCGCAACCGCGAAAACGCCTTCTGCTGCGGAGCAGGGGGAGCGCAGTTCTGGAAGGAAGAAGAGGAGGGCAACGAACGCATCTCCGACAACCGCTTCCGCGAAGCCCAGCAAACCCTCGCCACCGCCCCAGGAGAAAAAGTCCTCGCCGTCGGCTGCCCCTTCTGCAAGAGCATGCTCGGCAGTACTCCCAGCAAAGCCGACTCTGAAGACATCGCCATCAAAGACGTAGCCGAACTCCTCCTTGAAGGCGTCCGCCGCAGCAAAGGCCTCACCACCTCCGCCCAACCAACCGAACCTGTAGCATCGTCCGCCGTCTCAGCCCTATCCGAATCGCCTGCCCCTCCGGCTGCGGCACTTCATCCTGTCGAGACAACTCCAACAGAAGCGCCCCTTCCGCAGCCTCATTCAATCGAGCGGAAGAAGTGGCAACCTAAGTCCACCGTCGTCCCCACGCAACAAGCAGAGCAATCGCCGACACCCACCATTCCAGAGGTAGCAAAATCGTCGCCAGCGGCCCCAGAACGAAAAAAGTGGCAACCCAAAACCGCTAACCCACCGCCCGAGCAAAAGCCCGCTCAACAACAGGCCTCTGAAATTATTGCGGCCCCATCACCCACGGTAGTCGAGCCTCAATCCGCACCCACGCTCCCGCCCACACCGAGCGCGCCCCCGACAGAACGCAAGAAGTGGCAGCCAAAGTCACCCTCTTCAAATAGCCCTGCCCTATCCGTCAGCCCCACCGACTCGGCACCCCTCCCGACCGCAGATCCCGAAACTCCGACGCCACCCGTCGACGCAGCTCCCGCACGCAAAAAATGGACCCCAAAGAAGCCAACCTAGCGACCAGATGTTAGCCGACAGTCTTTACCCACTCCGCCACCTGCCTCAGCACATCCTTAGCCTGCGGCAAAAATGGAAACTCATTCGTCGAAGCCGCAAATCCATGGTTCATCCCCTCCGCAAATACCTCAGTCACCGGCACTCCAGCCTCGACCAGCCTCTTCGCATAAGCCTGCCCCTCATCCCGCAGCACGTCGTACTCCGCCGTCACCACAAACGCCCTCGGCAAACCCGCCAACGAAGGCGCGAGCAGCGGTGCCACCCGAAAGTCCCTGGCCTCTGCCTTGTCATTCAGGTAATGATCCCAAAACCAGATCATCCCCTTCTGCGTCAGCCCATATCCCTCGGCGTTCTCCACGTACGAACCCGTAGCCGGCTCATAATATGCCGTAGCCGGATAAAGCAGAATCTGCCCCGCCAGCCCGGTGACCCCCTTATCCCTCAGCAACAAAGCCACCACGGTAGCCAACGTCGCGCCAGCACTATCGCCCCCAACGATCACCCGCGAAGCATCTCCACCCAACTCCCGCACATGCGCAAGCACCCACTCGGTCACGGCAAGGCAATCCTCCAACCCCGCCGGGAACTTATGCTCCGGCGCCAGCCGATAGTCCACCGCGACCACCACCGCTCCCGCCTCTTGAGCCAGCGCCCGGCAGTAGGGATCATGCGTCTCGAGCGTACCCGTCACCCACCCCCCACCATGAAAGAACACGACCACCGGAGACGGCCCATCACCGCCAGACCGATAAACTCGCACGGGAATCTCCCGGCCATCGGTCGGCACCGAACGATCTTCTGTCTTCACCCCGCTGTACTCCGGCATCGGCACAAACCGTGCCATCATCTCCCGTCGATGAAACCGGGCAAGCTCCGGGGTCTGTTCATGCTGGGGCGGATGTCCCAGCGCCTTCGCCTCATCCAAAATCTTCTGCAGCTTTGCGTCAATTGGCATACCGCCATCCTATCGCCCAGGCGGCCACGCCAAAACTCCATGCTTAAACACCACCGGCACCCCGAAGGGCGCCGGCACGGTGAACGTCACAAACTGCTGAAGCTGTAACTATAGAATATTCAAAATCATCCGATTAAGAGTCCAGGGCTAGTTCTGGAAGGTCAGCAGCTCCAACCTCACCGGATCAACACCCATCCTGACCATCTTCAACTCCCTCGCCGCGGCCAAAGACAGGTCGATCACCCTATCCGGGAAGAGAACTCCACGATCGGTAATGGTCACAATGACGGATCGTTTGTTGCGCAGATCGGTCACCTTCACTTGGCTGCCGAACGGCAAGGTGCGGTGCGCGGCAGTCAGCTTATTCTTATCGAAGATCCGACCGCTCGCCGTTGTGTGACCCTGGAGCACCTCGCCATACCAGCTGGCAAAGCCGCTCTTGATCCTGGTCAGTATCGGTGTCCTGGGGGGCTGGACGGTCGTGACGATCTCGGCTGGGGTGACGTCATGCATCACCGTAGCCGGGCCCATCGCTAGCGCGGATGCCGGAGTGGCGTTGTCCGTCGCAAAGGCTGACAGAACGACCAGCGCCGCCAACGTAAAGGCGGTCCGGGTCCTTCCAATCAGGGTTGCTGCACGTTCGTTTCCGGGTATCAGTTCCATGCCTTAAGTATATGAAATTCAAGGCCTAAGCGGGCTTTTTTTAACCCAAAAGTGACGTTCGGTTCATCACACCCCAATCGCGTTGTCAACCGATTTTCGGTTGCCTCGGAGCCTCAAAAAAGATGCCAAAAAAATCCGTAGGCGCCAACTCTTCGTTACAAAGGAGTTACTCATGCTCCCGATCAGAGGAGTTAATGTTCCGGGTACACACTTTTTGTTTTTTTATTTCGTCCAACGCGCTGAGCGGGCTCATGTAACGATGTGCTTGAAAAGCAGGATCATCGATCTTCCCCAAAAGACAGCTTCCGGCGACCGAAACCAGCGGTCGCGGAACCGGCCCCGGAAAACCCGAAATCCTTCTTCAACCCCCGACGTGACCCTTTGAGGTAGCACCACCATGTCCCCCTTGAGTCCGGCGTACTTCGCCTTTGCCGCCACAGCGATCACGCTGTATTGGCTCTGTTATCGCTGGAAAAACGCCCGCCTCTCGGTCCTTTTGCTGGCCAACGCCTTCTTCCTGGCCCGCCTCGCCTGGTTTTACCCCGTGCTTCTGCTGGCAGCCGCAACCATCGACTACCTCGTCGGCCTCGGCCTGCAAAGCATCCCCCGGGACCAGACCTCCCGCCGCCGAGCGCTCGTTTCCATCAGCGTCCTCTTGAACGTCGGCTTACTCGCCGCGACCAAGTGCATCCCCGTCGCGTTGGGCGAGCTCTACCGCTGGGTCTTCCCCCTCAGCCTCTCCTTTTACTGCTTCCAATCAATGACTTACACCATCGACCTCTTCCGAGGGATCGACCAGAAGGGAACTCGCAGCTACCTCACGCACCTCACCTCTGCCTCGCTCTTCACTGTCATCGTGGCCGGCCCCATCAACCGCATCTCCGACCTTATCAAGCAACTTCAGCAGCCGTTCTCCCTCACCCCAACCCAGGGCGGCCGAGCCTTCCTCCTCATCGCCTCGGGTCTCGGCAAGAAGCTCCTCATCGCCGACTTCCTCTCCAACAACGTCGCCAACCGCATCTTCGACACACCCACCCTCTACAGCGGTGCCGAAGTCCTCATCGGTGTCTATGCCTACGCTCTCCAGATCTACTTCGACTTCTCCGGTTACACCGACATCGCCATGGGCCTCTGCCTCCTCTTTGGCCTCACCGTGCCCGACAACTTCAACCGCCCCTACATCTCCACCTCCATCTCCGACTTCTGGCGTCGCTGGCACATCACCTTCTCCAACTGGCTCCGCGACTACGTCTACTTCTCCCTCCCCAGCGCCCGCAAGTGGAAGGGCGCAAACTACGTCAACCCCATCATCGTCATGCTCTTAGGAGGCCTCTGGCATGGTCTCGGCTGGACCTTCGTGCTCTGGGGTCTCATCCACGGCATCGGCCTCACCACCCACCGCATCTTTCAGACCCAGCGCCAGGCCCGTTACGGCAAGCGCCCCCCAACCCAGTGGGGAAGATACCTCAGCATCTTCGTCACCTTCCACTTCGTATGCCTCACCTGGATCTTCTTCCGCTCGCCCGACGTAGCCACAGCCGTAGCCATCCTTGGCCGTCTCGCCTCCATGACATTCTCAGTGAGCAACATCACCCTCCCCATCGTCGGTGTCATGCTTGCCGGAGTAGCCATCCACGCCATTCCGGTCAAATGGTTTGACCGCACCGTCGAAGTCTTCGGCCGCGCCCCCTTCGTCCTTCAGGGCGCAGGCCTAGCCGCCGCCATCCTGCTCATCGAGTTCTTCGCAGGCCGCGGCTCAACCTCCTTCGTCTACAGCAACTTCTAGCCGCCATGCCAAGCAACTTCCCAACCCAAACCCTCCTGGCCGCCGCCACCTTCGCGGCCATACTCCTCGCCGTCCACTACGGCCTCGACCGCACCAAAGGCCTCGACCCAGCCACAACGCTGCGCCCGATCACGCAGTTTCCCACCGACCGAACCTCCTACGTCCCCGTAGCCAAAGTCCCCATCCCTCCAGTCTCCCCCACCCTCGCGATCCCCGACCCCAAAGCCCACGGCCGCTCGCCAAAAGACGCCGCTAACTCCACCCTCCAGTCCGAATTCCTCATCGACGACAACGGCGTCCTCGACCACTTCTACGCCGCCCTCGCGAACCTCAGCACCGGCCCAAACAAACGCGACGTCCGCATCGTCCACTACGGCGACTCCCCCACTACCGCCGACCTCATCACCGGCGACGCCCGCGAGCTCCTCCAGCAGCGCTTCGGTAACGCCGGTCCTGGCTTCATCCTCATCGCAAAGCCCTGGGCATGGTACGGCCATCACGGCGTCGACGTCTCCGCCGACGGCTGGAAGATCGACACCGCCGTCGGCTCCATGCGCGAAGCCAACTACGGCCTCGGCGGAGCCATCTTCACCGGCCCCGTCGGCGCTACCAGCACCATCCACCTCAGCGCACACGACTCCACCGCCATCGAAGTCGAATATCTGGCCGAGCCCAACGGCGGCAATCTCCAGGTCATCGCCGACGGCACCCCCGCAGGCACCGTCCAGACCGCCGCCGACACCAAACAAAACGCCGCAACCTCCATCTCCCTCCCACCCGGCACGAAAAAAGTAGAGCTCCGCGTCTCCGGCAGCCCCGTCCAACTCTTCGGCGTAGCCTTCAGCCGCGACAACCCCGGCCTCACCTACGACAGCATCGGACTCAACGGCGCCTCCACCACCGTCATGTCGCGCGCCTTCAACCCCACCACCTTCGCCGCCTCACTCCAGCACCGCAACCCCGACCTCGTCGTCATCAACTACGGCACCAACGAGAGCGGCTTCCCCTCCTACGTCGAAAAGCAGTACGAACCCGAGCTCATCCGCGCCATCGGCCGCGTCCGATCCGCCCTCCCCAACGCGTCCATCCTCATCATGAGTCCGATGGACCGCGGCGAACGCAGCGGCGACCAGATATCCACCATGCGCGCCATCCCCGAGATCGTCGCCATCCAGCAACGCGTCGCCCAACAGACCGGTTGCGGCTTCTTCAACACCT is drawn from Edaphobacter lichenicola and contains these coding sequences:
- a CDS encoding septal ring lytic transglycosylase RlpA family protein; the encoded protein is MELIPGNERAATLIGRTRTAFTLAALVVLSAFATDNATPASALAMGPATVMHDVTPAEIVTTVQPPRTPILTRIKSGFASWYGEVLQGHTTASGRIFDKNKLTAAHRTLPFGSQVKVTDLRNKRSVIVTITDRGVLFPDRVIDLSLAAARELKMVRMGVDPVRLELLTFQN
- a CDS encoding MBOAT family O-acyltransferase, giving the protein MSPLSPAYFAFAATAITLYWLCYRWKNARLSVLLLANAFFLARLAWFYPVLLLAAATIDYLVGLGLQSIPRDQTSRRRALVSISVLLNVGLLAATKCIPVALGELYRWVFPLSLSFYCFQSMTYTIDLFRGIDQKGTRSYLTHLTSASLFTVIVAGPINRISDLIKQLQQPFSLTPTQGGRAFLLIASGLGKKLLIADFLSNNVANRIFDTPTLYSGAEVLIGVYAYALQIYFDFSGYTDIAMGLCLLFGLTVPDNFNRPYISTSISDFWRRWHITFSNWLRDYVYFSLPSARKWKGANYVNPIIVMLLGGLWHGLGWTFVLWGLIHGIGLTTHRIFQTQRQARYGKRPPTQWGRYLSIFVTFHFVCLTWIFFRSPDVATAVAILGRLASMTFSVSNITLPIVGVMLAGVAIHAIPVKWFDRTVEVFGRAPFVLQGAGLAAAILLIEFFAGRGSTSFVYSNF
- a CDS encoding heterodisulfide reductase-related iron-sulfur binding cluster, yielding MLPFPQKTAFLIFAVITLALGLQGFYRLYLRIRRGTPDPEPRFNNLPRRIVYALTTTLTQQRTFKKRPTIGLFHSFIFYGFVFYGLVNLVDAAEGYLHLAISSSNLLGATYNLLADIFSFLVLLGVIALVIRRFALPSRTDFRFNQRTLLHKDVQDQKITRDSLIVSAFILFHVGSRAIGAGARISAEGTDHLQPFATLLSHLFTPANAEAFRIFGYWGALGSVLAFLAYFPYTKHIHIFMAPTKYLVAREPTSGVLPLVAIDVDTEAETKTIGAAKLEDLTWPRLFDAYACIQCNRCQDVCPATATGKSLSPAALEINKRMELNDLAAQQNPFSFAAAPFEKGSPSPHPLLQFALSPEAAWACTTCGACMEVCPTQNEQMLDIIDIRRNQVMIEGEFPSQLQSAFRGMERAQNPWGINHEQRLAWADGLNVKTTDENPTPDVLYWVGCAASYDPQAQKTARAFVELLNHADVNFAVLGKKECCTGDSARRSGNEYLYRQLADKNVSTLNTIQPKLIVASCPHCMNSIGHEYKQIGGDYKVMHHTEYLETLVANKQLTPVRSEATITYHDPCYLGRHNGVYEAPRNLLHILGNATPELPRNRENAFCCGAGGAQFWKEEEEGNERISDNRFREAQQTLATAPGEKVLAVGCPFCKSMLGSTPSKADSEDIAIKDVAELLLEGVRRSKGLTTSAQPTEPVASSAVSALSESPAPPAAALHPVETTPTEAPLPQPHSIERKKWQPKSTVVPTQQAEQSPTPTIPEVAKSSPAAPERKKWQPKTANPPPEQKPAQQQASEIIAAPSPTVVEPQSAPTLPPTPSAPPTERKKWQPKSPSSNSPALSVSPTDSAPLPTADPETPTPPVDAAPARKKWTPKKPT
- a CDS encoding GDSL-type esterase/lipase family protein gives rise to the protein MPSNFPTQTLLAAATFAAILLAVHYGLDRTKGLDPATTLRPITQFPTDRTSYVPVAKVPIPPVSPTLAIPDPKAHGRSPKDAANSTLQSEFLIDDNGVLDHFYAALANLSTGPNKRDVRIVHYGDSPTTADLITGDARELLQQRFGNAGPGFILIAKPWAWYGHHGVDVSADGWKIDTAVGSMREANYGLGGAIFTGPVGATSTIHLSAHDSTAIEVEYLAEPNGGNLQVIADGTPAGTVQTAADTKQNAATSISLPPGTKKVELRVSGSPVQLFGVAFSRDNPGLTYDSIGLNGASTTVMSRAFNPTTFAASLQHRNPDLVVINYGTNESGFPSYVEKQYEPELIRAIGRVRSALPNASILIMSPMDRGERSGDQISTMRAIPEIVAIQQRVAQQTGCGFFNTYQAMGGSGTMARWYERHPAMVGADLIHPSPQGARIVAQLLTGQLLIGYERYMQNHQPPQNKPSTPVADAMPTQAATQTPIVKPTGVQ
- a CDS encoding electron transfer flavoprotein subunit alpha/FixB family protein is translated as MILIVVEYANGKVSKSTWEMVTAARELGREAPITALVLGSNIAAVAAEIAKAVDQVLVADLPALAQYDPELWSAAVAQIATEGEASVVLIGGSRSGREYSPRVAIKLDAPLLEDVISLKASGETLTAQRYTYLARVTETIEATGPIAVVTIKPGVFNPASPRAETAEQFDVDLNLPTPRLQVTGKTVERSSRVGLTEADIVVSGGRGVGSAEGFTQYVEALADQLGAAVGATRAIVDAGWRPYSEQVGQTGKTVQPKTYIAVGISGAVQHLSGMNKSKTIVAINRDAEAPIFKIADYGIVGDVTQLVPAILTELKK
- a CDS encoding alpha/beta hydrolase; protein product: MPIDAKLQKILDEAKALGHPPQHEQTPELARFHRREMMARFVPMPEYSGVKTEDRSVPTDGREIPVRVYRSGGDGPSPVVVFFHGGGWVTGTLETHDPYCRALAQEAGAVVVAVDYRLAPEHKFPAGLEDCLAVTEWVLAHVRELGGDASRVIVGGDSAGATLATVVALLLRDKGVTGLAGQILLYPATAYYEPATGSYVENAEGYGLTQKGMIWFWDHYLNDKAEARDFRVAPLLAPSLAGLPRAFVVTAEYDVLRDEGQAYAKRLVEAGVPVTEVFAEGMNHGFAASTNEFPFLPQAKDVLRQVAEWVKTVG